One genomic segment of Panicum virgatum strain AP13 chromosome 2N, P.virgatum_v5, whole genome shotgun sequence includes these proteins:
- the LOC120659859 gene encoding uncharacterized protein LOC120659859 isoform X2, producing the protein MNGDSKVRASHSTYSVLSNSNIRTVQPRAHYDIISRRSRSPRLRRHVDNEASYRSNVNNGQNPDGISRSEPEFANYQEYENPALSIEGNIVIGGCYDAMQSSAEVKCPLCRGSVSGWIPAGDVRQYLDRKLRTCSHDSCKFVGTYEQLREHARNAHLLTNPAHVDLSRKRTWDRIEREQEVGDVISAIRSQIPGAIIVGDYVIETRDDMSPDIDSGDESSEEWWSDRDDVESPGSRLDSPSVWPNDTLGSPSIWPDERRNLQRHLPQNNRVLPRLSFSNRRSFNSDWQGIRQPRTQSLLRQGFSNSHSRHRSNYRGYRRTLLDRSYSGTRDPGRSIDPSLVPSRRQRLRYTHRSHY; encoded by the coding sequence ATGAATGGTGATAGTAAGGTCCGTGCTTCACACTCAACCTATTCGGTGCTTTCAAACTCCAATATCAGAACTGTCCAACCAAGAGCTCACTATGATATCATTTCCAGACGTTCAAGGAGCCCAAGACTCAGAAGGCATGTTGATAATGAAGCGTCTTATCGTTCCAATGTAAACAATGGTCAAAACCCAGATGGAATATCTAGATCTGAACCTGAGTTTGCTAACTATCAAGAATATGAAAACCCAGCCTTATCTATAGAAGGAAACATTGTAATTGGGGGATGTTATGATGCTATGCAAAGTTCTGCTGAAGTGAAATGTCCTCTCTGTAGAGGATCTGTATCTGGTTGGATCCCTGCAGGTGACGTGAGGCAGTATCTGGACAGAAAGctgagaacttgctctcatgattcTTGTAAATTTGTTGGAACCTATGAGCAGCTGCGTGAGCATGCTAGGAATGCTCACTTGCTTACAAATCCTGCTCATGTAGATCTGTCAAGGAAGAGAACTTGGGATCGCATTGAGCGTGAGCAGGAGGTCGGTGACGTCATTAGTGCAATCAGGTCCCAGATACCTGGGGCAATAATAGTTGGTGATTATGTTATTGAGACTAGAGATGACATGTCCCCAGACATAGACTCTGGTGATGAAAGTAGTGAAGAGTGGTGGTCAGATCGAGACGATGTTGAATCACCAGGTAGCAGACTTGATTCTCCAAGTGTTTGGCCAAATGATACGCTAGGATCACCTAGCATTTGGCCAGATGAAAGACGTAATTTGCAAAGGCATCTGCCACAGAACAACAGAGTTTTACCGAGGCTTTCATTCAGCAATAGGCGTAGCTTCAATTCAGATTGGCAGGGGATTCGGCAACCAAGGACGCAGAGTCTACTGCGACAGGGTTTCTCAAATAGCCACTCTAGACATCGCAGCAATTATCGTGGCTATCGTCGCACGCTCCTGGATCGGTCATATAGTGGTACCCGAGATCCAGGGAGGAGCATAGATCCATCGTTGGTGCCAAgcaggcggcagcggctgcGGTACACGCACAGAAGCCACTACTGA
- the LOC120659859 gene encoding uncharacterized protein LOC120659859 isoform X1 has translation MTSKKSNRSTVTSCTALHMEWDRISCPICMEQPHNAVLLICSSYKNGCRCYICNTSHRHSNCLDRFRKMNGDSKVRASHSTYSVLSNSNIRTVQPRAHYDIISRRSRSPRLRRHVDNEASYRSNVNNGQNPDGISRSEPEFANYQEYENPALSIEGNIVIGGCYDAMQSSAEVKCPLCRGSVSGWIPAGDVRQYLDRKLRTCSHDSCKFVGTYEQLREHARNAHLLTNPAHVDLSRKRTWDRIEREQEVGDVISAIRSQIPGAIIVGDYVIETRDDMSPDIDSGDESSEEWWSDRDDVESPGSRLDSPSVWPNDTLGSPSIWPDERRNLQRHLPQNNRVLPRLSFSNRRSFNSDWQGIRQPRTQSLLRQGFSNSHSRHRSNYRGYRRTLLDRSYSGTRDPGRSIDPSLVPSRRQRLRYTHRSHY, from the coding sequence ATGACAAGTAAGAAAAGTAACAGATCTACAGTCAcatcatgcactgctctgcataTGGAATGGGACAGGATTTCTTGCCCTATTTGTATGGAGCAACCCCACAATGCTGTTTTACTTATATGCAGTTCATACAAGAATGGCTGCAGATGTTACATTTGTAACACAAGCCATCGACACTCTAATTGCCTTGACCGGTTCAGAAAAATGAATGGTGATAGTAAGGTCCGTGCTTCACACTCAACCTATTCGGTGCTTTCAAACTCCAATATCAGAACTGTCCAACCAAGAGCTCACTATGATATCATTTCCAGACGTTCAAGGAGCCCAAGACTCAGAAGGCATGTTGATAATGAAGCGTCTTATCGTTCCAATGTAAACAATGGTCAAAACCCAGATGGAATATCTAGATCTGAACCTGAGTTTGCTAACTATCAAGAATATGAAAACCCAGCCTTATCTATAGAAGGAAACATTGTAATTGGGGGATGTTATGATGCTATGCAAAGTTCTGCTGAAGTGAAATGTCCTCTCTGTAGAGGATCTGTATCTGGTTGGATCCCTGCAGGTGACGTGAGGCAGTATCTGGACAGAAAGctgagaacttgctctcatgattcTTGTAAATTTGTTGGAACCTATGAGCAGCTGCGTGAGCATGCTAGGAATGCTCACTTGCTTACAAATCCTGCTCATGTAGATCTGTCAAGGAAGAGAACTTGGGATCGCATTGAGCGTGAGCAGGAGGTCGGTGACGTCATTAGTGCAATCAGGTCCCAGATACCTGGGGCAATAATAGTTGGTGATTATGTTATTGAGACTAGAGATGACATGTCCCCAGACATAGACTCTGGTGATGAAAGTAGTGAAGAGTGGTGGTCAGATCGAGACGATGTTGAATCACCAGGTAGCAGACTTGATTCTCCAAGTGTTTGGCCAAATGATACGCTAGGATCACCTAGCATTTGGCCAGATGAAAGACGTAATTTGCAAAGGCATCTGCCACAGAACAACAGAGTTTTACCGAGGCTTTCATTCAGCAATAGGCGTAGCTTCAATTCAGATTGGCAGGGGATTCGGCAACCAAGGACGCAGAGTCTACTGCGACAGGGTTTCTCAAATAGCCACTCTAGACATCGCAGCAATTATCGTGGCTATCGTCGCACGCTCCTGGATCGGTCATATAGTGGTACCCGAGATCCAGGGAGGAGCATAGATCCATCGTTGGTGCCAAgcaggcggcagcggctgcGGTACACGCACAGAAGCCACTACTGA
- the LOC120659859 gene encoding uncharacterized protein LOC120659859 isoform X3: protein MVIVRRSRSPRLRRHVDNEASYRSNVNNGQNPDGISRSEPEFANYQEYENPALSIEGNIVIGGCYDAMQSSAEVKCPLCRGSVSGWIPAGDVRQYLDRKLRTCSHDSCKFVGTYEQLREHARNAHLLTNPAHVDLSRKRTWDRIEREQEVGDVISAIRSQIPGAIIVGDYVIETRDDMSPDIDSGDESSEEWWSDRDDVESPGSRLDSPSVWPNDTLGSPSIWPDERRNLQRHLPQNNRVLPRLSFSNRRSFNSDWQGIRQPRTQSLLRQGFSNSHSRHRSNYRGYRRTLLDRSYSGTRDPGRSIDPSLVPSRRQRLRYTHRSHY from the exons ATGGTGATAGTAAG ACGTTCAAGGAGCCCAAGACTCAGAAGGCATGTTGATAATGAAGCGTCTTATCGTTCCAATGTAAACAATGGTCAAAACCCAGATGGAATATCTAGATCTGAACCTGAGTTTGCTAACTATCAAGAATATGAAAACCCAGCCTTATCTATAGAAGGAAACATTGTAATTGGGGGATGTTATGATGCTATGCAAAGTTCTGCTGAAGTGAAATGTCCTCTCTGTAGAGGATCTGTATCTGGTTGGATCCCTGCAGGTGACGTGAGGCAGTATCTGGACAGAAAGctgagaacttgctctcatgattcTTGTAAATTTGTTGGAACCTATGAGCAGCTGCGTGAGCATGCTAGGAATGCTCACTTGCTTACAAATCCTGCTCATGTAGATCTGTCAAGGAAGAGAACTTGGGATCGCATTGAGCGTGAGCAGGAGGTCGGTGACGTCATTAGTGCAATCAGGTCCCAGATACCTGGGGCAATAATAGTTGGTGATTATGTTATTGAGACTAGAGATGACATGTCCCCAGACATAGACTCTGGTGATGAAAGTAGTGAAGAGTGGTGGTCAGATCGAGACGATGTTGAATCACCAGGTAGCAGACTTGATTCTCCAAGTGTTTGGCCAAATGATACGCTAGGATCACCTAGCATTTGGCCAGATGAAAGACGTAATTTGCAAAGGCATCTGCCACAGAACAACAGAGTTTTACCGAGGCTTTCATTCAGCAATAGGCGTAGCTTCAATTCAGATTGGCAGGGGATTCGGCAACCAAGGACGCAGAGTCTACTGCGACAGGGTTTCTCAAATAGCCACTCTAGACATCGCAGCAATTATCGTGGCTATCGTCGCACGCTCCTGGATCGGTCATATAGTGGTACCCGAGATCCAGGGAGGAGCATAGATCCATCGTTGGTGCCAAgcaggcggcagcggctgcGGTACACGCACAGAAGCCACTACTGA
- the LOC120659858 gene encoding sterol 3-beta-glucosyltransferase UGT80A2-like, with translation MEEASGAGAGAGGVGSSSVSNNCFPQDEGTSSSEMDNTECSKTSSELSNSERSRPEGAKKTYPILDKKISIKKKLKLFSRMATLKDDGTVVVDIPTNLEAASLDLPSEDNHSVAFGGEPLDSDLQHMPPMQIVMLIVGTRGDVQPFIAIGKRLQDYGHRVRLATHANFKDFVMATGLEFYPLGGDPKVLAGYMVKNKGFLPANPSEIPIQRKQIRDIIFSLLPACKDPDIDTGISFSADAIIANPAAYGHVHVAEALNIPIHIIFTMPWTPTCEFPHPFSRVKQSAGYRLSYQIVDSFVWLGIRDMINDLRKRKLKLRPVTYLSGTHAYSNDIPHAYIWSPYLVPKPKDWGPKIDVVGFCFLDLASNYEPPEPLLTWLGSGEKPIYIGFGSLPIPEPDKLTKIIVEALEITGQRGIINKGWGGLGNLEESKDFVYVLDNIPHDWLFLQCKAVVHHGGAGTTAAGLKAACPTTIIPFFGDQFFWGSMVHARGLGAPPVPVEQLQLNSLVDAIKFMIDPKVKERAVELAKAIESEDGVDGAVRSFLKHLPQQRDSETMPTAQPSTFMRPLLLPVKRCFGIAS, from the exons ATGGAGGAAgccagcggcgccggcgccggcgctgggggCGTCGGCTCCTCGTCCG TGTCGAATAATTGTTTCCCACAAGATGAGGGTACAAGCTCCAGCGAGATGGACAATACTGAATGCTCTAAGACATCCTCAGAGCTGTCTAATTCTGAAAGATCTAGGCCTGAAGGTGCCAAAAAAACCTATCCCATATTGGATAAGAAGATATCCATAAAAAAGAAG CTGAAATTGTTTAGTCGAATGGCTACATTGAAGGATGATGGAACCGTAGTTGTTGATATCCCCACCAATCTTGAGGCTGCATCACTTGATCTTCCATCAGAGGATAACCACAGTGTGGCTTTCGGTGGGGAACCGTTGGACTCAGATCTGCAGCACATGCCACCTATGCAAATTGTTATGCTGATTGTTGGTACGAGAGGAGATGTGCAGCCATTCATAGCTATAGGAAAACGGTTGCAG GACTATGGTCATCGTGTTAGACTAGCAACCCATGCCAACTTCAAGGATTTTGTGATGGCTACTGGACTGGAGTTTTATCCCCTTGGTGGAGATCCAAAAGTTCTTGCTGGAT ACATGGTTAAGAATAAAGGATTCTTGCCCGCAAATCCATCAGAAATTCCGATCCAGCGCAAGCAGATTAGGGACATCATATTCTCCTTGCTTCCTGCTTGCAAGGATCCAGACATTGATACTGGCATTTCTTTCAGTGCAGATGCTATAATAGCTAATCCAGCAGCATATG GACATGTACATGTGGCAGAGGCTCTCAATATACCAATTCACATAATTTTCACAATGCCTTGGAC GCCTACCTGTGAATTTCCACATCCTTTCTCACGTGTGAAGCAATCTGCAGGATATAGA CTCTCATACCAGATTGTTGACTCTTTTGTCTGGCTTGGCATAAGGGATATGATAAATGATCTCCGAAAAAGGAAGCTGAAATTAAGACCAGTTACTTACCTAAGTGGTACACATGCTTATTCAAATGACATTCCTCATGCATATATCTGGAGCCCTTACCTTGTCCCCAAACCAAAAG ACTGGGGACCTAAAATTGACGTTGTTGGATTTTGCTTCCTTGATCTTGCTTCAAATTATGAGCCCCCTGAGCCACTTTTGACGTGGCTTGGCAGCGGTGAAAAGCCTATTTATATCGGTTTTGGTAGCCTT CCGATTCCAGAACCAGATAAGTTGACAAAAATCATTGTGGAAGCACTAGAAATTACTGGACAGAGAGGAATCATTAATAAGGGTTGGGGTGGACTTGGAAATT tggAAGAATCAAAGGATTTTGTATATGTACTTGACAACATTCCACATGATTGGCTCTTTTTGCAATGCAAGGCAGTG GTACACCATGGTGGTGCAGGAACCACTGCAGCGGGTCTTAAAGCTGCG TGTCCCACTACCATCATCCCATTCTTTGGTGATCAATTCTTTTGGGGCAGCATGGTGCATGCCAGAGGATTGGGAGCACCACCTGTACCTGTGGAGCAATTACAATTGAATTCACTGGTTGATGCAATCAAATTTATGATTGATCCAAAG GTAAAAGAACGAGCTGTTGAGCTAGCAAAAGCAATTGAATCAGAAGACGGTGTTGATGGGGCTGTTAGATCCTTTCTGAAACATCTTCCACAACAAAGAGATTCTGAGACGATGCCAACTGCACAACCATCAACCTTCATGCGCCCCTTGCTTCTCCCTGTAAAGAGATGTTTTGGCATTGCTTCCTAA